In Flavobacteriales bacterium, the sequence CGCTGGACCTTGAGCTCTTCTTGGCTGATGAGGTCCTCTTGTTTGCTGTAGAACTCTTCGATGATATCTGGAAGGATGTCATCCAGCTCTTCTTCTTCACTGCTTCCATTCTCCAGCATACCGCGATATGCTTCGATGGCTGTTCTTCCGCTCTTCAGATCTTCTAAGCTCACATCCTCAGTGATGAGTTCTGTGAGTAGTCCGAGAATCTCGCTTCTCGTCTCCATATTACTTGTGGATTTCTAGGATTTCCTTTCTATTCCCGCGAAATTACGGCACTGAGGACTACTTATCCAGCCTTTTTTCTGTCTTCGGGGTCAGCAGGCGGCAAGGAGAGTGTCGAAATGGATTCTCCGATCACGAATACTTCTTCTCGTTGTTTATCTGGATGGATGTTGAGATTCAGTCTGCCTAGAGCAGTTTCCATGATCAGATGTTCGGTAATGCCTGATGTATAGATTCCTTCCAGCATGACCATGACATCGTCTTTGATCTTGCCATTCATTCCTTTCCAATTACAAAGCACTGCTTCTGCCGCTGAATTGGAGAAGATCACTTCTCCAGTCTTGGATAGAAGGATACGTGGATAGCGACTCTTATTGACGAACTCCTTGAAGATCTCATTCTCTTCTTGTGCTCGTTTGACCTTGGTCACATCTGTATCTACAAAGAGCAATTTGCTCACTTTGTCAGTGTCATCCATGATGGGGGTGACGGTGGTCATGGCATAGAATCGTTTGCCATCCTGATCGGTACTGGATGATTCATAGGTCAGCGCCTTTCTGAAGTCCACCACATTCTTGATAATGGTCTGGATGTGTTCGTTCTTACTGACATCTTTCAGGAATTTACCTACAAATTGGTTCAATTCCTCTGCAGTATAATTGTTCTTGGTCTCGTAGGTCTCATTGACCCAGAGTATCTGCCCGTGTTCATCGGTGATGAGCATCAAGTTCTCACTCTTCTTAGCCACCAATGAGAGCATCTTCAATTCGGTGTTCTTCTTCTGCAGTTCCTCTTGGAAATCGGAATCTCCAGTAGTTCGTTTGACAGTTCGGAGATTGTTCAGAATGCGCGGTGTGAATATGATTGCAAGCACCAGGTAGACTAGTAATGGAATAAGAATCGCCCACCACGGACCGAATGCGGAGAAATACGCTTTGACATTGGCAGACTCCAAGCGCAAAAC encodes:
- a CDS encoding PAS domain S-box protein, producing MFGLRIESRLVAIAIHSIIVVAFGFGAHQYLKEQREHKITNLSQELNGVVNTMARVSPDGILPELVAEYHQGVMMDNTDPDYLRISNMFQDILSSNGLEDCEMSVIVIDPEGQNMAKLISSESIYSSGEEFRDLNVDFESGTEDGNAQLIKITPSIWKLVAYRHITDFSGKKIGVLRLESANVKAYFSAFGPWWAILIPLLVYLVLAIIFTPRILNNLRTVKRTTGDSDFQEELQKKNTELKMLSLVAKKSENLMLITDEHGQILWVNETYETKNNYTAEELNQFVGKFLKDVSKNEHIQTIIKNVVDFRKALTYESSSTDQDGKRFYAMTTVTPIMDDTDKVSKLLFVDTDVTKVKRAQEENEIFKEFVNKSRYPRILLSKTGEVIFSNSAAEAVLCNWKGMNGKIKDDVMVMLEGIYTSGITEHLIMETALGRLNLNIHPDKQREEVFVIGESISTLSLPPADPEDRKKAG